One window of Nostoc sp. C052 genomic DNA carries:
- a CDS encoding glycosyltransferase: MRKLYFLLPGTDSKFACGGLWAELKALNLVQQFCSADVVTYRQREKDKLFIDDLLKEKNLNDVIFVISWGFDIPQLVAKLKQYNVVYHAHSPGYPFRLPASIPIMTVSRYTMGYWGEKSPNSLIYYLPNQISDEFQNLGLERDIDVLVQARKSSEYLIKELIPALQKHCKVLVVDSYIEDLPGLFNRAKVYLYDSAEYWAQQRVSEGFGLQPMEALACGCQVFSSVNGGLADYLDPGFNCYKIAGYSKEYDVQRILKVIESSVLFNLSEDFLVEHRTENIIQRLQVILDELNEFFDHKIQQSSNIKSLTKIRMAKLLSQRIYGKLRKKYFKS, translated from the coding sequence ATGAGAAAACTTTACTTCTTACTCCCCGGTACAGATAGCAAATTTGCCTGTGGTGGTCTTTGGGCTGAATTAAAAGCCCTTAATCTGGTTCAGCAGTTCTGTAGTGCTGATGTTGTAACTTACCGTCAACGGGAAAAAGATAAGCTTTTTATTGATGATTTGCTAAAAGAGAAAAATTTAAATGATGTGATTTTTGTGATCAGTTGGGGATTTGATATACCTCAACTCGTAGCTAAACTTAAACAATACAATGTTGTTTACCATGCACATAGTCCAGGTTATCCATTTAGGCTACCTGCAAGTATTCCAATCATGACTGTTAGCCGTTACACAATGGGATATTGGGGAGAGAAATCACCCAATTCTTTGATTTACTATTTGCCCAATCAAATTTCTGATGAGTTTCAAAATTTAGGTCTAGAACGGGATATTGATGTTTTAGTTCAAGCTCGGAAGTCTTCTGAGTATTTAATTAAAGAATTGATTCCAGCGTTGCAAAAACATTGTAAAGTATTGGTTGTTGATTCATACATAGAGGATTTACCTGGACTATTCAACCGAGCTAAGGTTTATCTTTATGATTCTGCTGAGTACTGGGCACAACAGCGCGTTAGTGAAGGATTTGGTCTACAACCAATGGAAGCTCTTGCCTGTGGCTGTCAAGTATTTTCTAGTGTCAACGGTGGATTGGCTGATTACTTAGATCCGGGATTTAATTGCTATAAAATTGCTGGATATTCAAAAGAATATGATGTGCAACGTATTCTCAAGGTAATTGAATCTTCAGTATTGTTTAACTTGTCCGAAGATTTTTTGGTTGAACATCGGACTGAAAATATTATTCAGCGTCTCCAAGTTATTCTGGATGAGTTGAATGAGTTTTTTGATCACAAAATCCAGCAGTCATCTAATATTAAGAGTCTGACGAAAATACGGATGGCGAAATTACTTTCTCAGAGGATATATGGGAAGCTGAGGAAGAAATATTTTAAATCATAG
- a CDS encoding serine/threonine-protein kinase, whose protein sequence is MLQPEQILQDRYQIQRQLGNNGIRQTWQALDLQASNGENSIVVVKLLAFGGSVQWDDLKLFEREAQILKQLNHPRIPQYIDYFCIDDRTLWFALIQEYIPGESLKEKLALGKRFSEKRARKIAVEVLNILTYLHELNPRVLHRDIKPSNLIWGEDNRIYLVDFGAVQDKAAREGVTFTVVGTYGYAPMEQFGGRAVPASDLYALGATLIHLLTGTSPSDLPQQDLRLQFTDRVNLSPSFVSWLQKLIEPAPEQRFTSANQAINALKSGLAIKSANKNQLLPLKEIINNSGCGINNQNETVPEEILGWNWGAFLMPWLWMWPNQVWYGLFCFIPQVGCLMAIALGAKGNEWAWKSRRWRSIEQFKAHQRGWAIAGILLGAPISIMLWVRAIALLKSTL, encoded by the coding sequence ATGCTGCAACCAGAACAAATATTACAAGATCGTTATCAAATCCAGCGCCAACTCGGCAACAATGGAATTCGCCAAACTTGGCAAGCATTGGATTTACAAGCCTCTAATGGCGAAAATTCTATCGTTGTGGTCAAACTTTTGGCCTTTGGCGGTAGTGTACAGTGGGATGACCTGAAACTTTTTGAGAGGGAAGCACAAATCCTTAAACAGCTAAATCATCCCCGCATCCCTCAATATATAGATTATTTTTGTATCGACGATCGCACCCTCTGGTTTGCCTTAATCCAAGAATATATTCCTGGTGAGTCGCTTAAGGAAAAACTTGCTCTTGGTAAAAGGTTTAGTGAAAAGCGAGCGAGAAAAATTGCTGTTGAGGTTTTGAATATTCTTACCTATCTACATGAGTTGAATCCAAGAGTACTGCATAGAGATATTAAACCGAGTAATTTAATCTGGGGCGAAGATAATCGGATTTATTTAGTTGATTTTGGCGCAGTTCAGGATAAAGCGGCAAGAGAGGGCGTTACTTTCACCGTTGTGGGTACTTATGGTTATGCCCCAATGGAACAATTTGGTGGTCGAGCGGTTCCAGCTTCAGACTTATATGCATTGGGAGCAACTTTGATTCATTTGCTCACTGGAACTTCCCCCTCTGATTTACCACAGCAGGATTTGCGACTGCAATTTACAGACCGAGTTAATCTCAGTCCCAGTTTTGTTAGTTGGCTACAAAAGTTAATAGAACCGGCTCCCGAACAAAGATTTACTAGTGCTAACCAAGCGATAAATGCTCTTAAATCTGGGCTGGCTATCAAATCTGCAAACAAGAATCAGCTTTTGCCGCTAAAAGAAATAATCAACAATTCTGGATGCGGGATAAATAATCAGAATGAAACAGTCCCAGAGGAAATTCTCGGTTGGAATTGGGGCGCGTTTCTGATGCCTTGGTTGTGGATGTGGCCAAATCAAGTGTGGTATGGCCTATTCTGTTTTATACCTCAAGTTGGGTGTTTAATGGCGATCGCACTTGGGGCAAAAGGCAATGAATGGGCTTGGAAAAGTAGGCGGTGGCGCAGTATTGAGCAATTCAAAGCCCATCAAAGAGGCTGGGCGATCGCTGGTATTCTACTTGGAGCGCCTATTAGTATTATGTTGTGGGTGCGAGCGATCGCTTTACTAAAATCGACACTTTAA
- a CDS encoding HigA family addiction module antitoxin — MSQKLVPARVPTPGKILSRELEARGWTQKYLAEIIGCPVQTINEIIQGSKQIIPETSIELSQALGTSPEFWTNLEAKYRLHIVGKEKKEQDIARKSRLYTIAPISELIKNKWIQAADSIDDLEQQICNFFGISSLDETLQLAVNFRCSEHREPEETSRITWIKRVENLAKQQTIASFERKKLETAIPEILACAKQVDSIVHIPKLLADLGVHFLIVPHLSKTYLDGAAFYLNSNPIIALTLRYDRIDSFWFTLMHELAHIVLGHQGAYLDNLDALEENDEERAANEKAAN; from the coding sequence ATGAGCCAAAAGTTAGTACCAGCAAGAGTACCAACACCAGGAAAAATTTTAAGCCGAGAATTAGAAGCCCGTGGCTGGACACAGAAATATCTAGCAGAAATTATCGGGTGTCCAGTTCAAACCATCAATGAAATTATTCAGGGAAGCAAGCAAATTATACCTGAAACATCTATCGAACTCTCCCAAGCTTTGGGTACTTCTCCAGAGTTCTGGACAAATCTGGAAGCAAAGTATCGACTTCATATAGTGGGAAAAGAAAAAAAGGAGCAAGATATAGCTCGCAAAAGCCGATTGTATACAATTGCCCCCATCTCTGAACTAATCAAAAATAAGTGGATTCAAGCAGCAGATTCGATTGATGACTTAGAACAGCAAATCTGTAATTTTTTCGGCATATCTTCCTTAGATGAAACACTTCAGTTAGCCGTTAATTTCCGTTGTTCCGAGCATCGAGAGCCAGAGGAAACTTCTCGCATAACTTGGATAAAACGAGTTGAGAACCTAGCGAAACAACAAACCATTGCTAGTTTTGAACGCAAAAAACTAGAGACTGCTATCCCTGAAATTCTTGCTTGTGCTAAACAAGTAGACAGTATTGTGCATATTCCTAAATTGCTGGCAGATTTAGGTGTACATTTTCTAATTGTGCCGCATTTAAGCAAAACCTACTTGGATGGTGCAGCCTTTTATTTAAACAGCAATCCCATTATCGCGTTGACATTGAGATATGACCGGATAGATTCATTTTGGTTCACCCTCATGCATGAGTTAGCACACATTGTTTTAGGACATCAAGGAGCTTATTTAGACAATTTGGATGCGTTAGAAGAGAATGATGAGGAAAGAGCGGCTAACGAAAAAGCCGCTAACTGA
- a CDS encoding DUF6391 domain-containing protein, translating to MNTSASFQGSSSPFEFFNFDFTTPVSEKIPSLEDQSSDFPQPTQDADLLRQLSFIPGLKEILMLRQVHALEHATVWVLSESKSAYPARGESTNVQLDNELLGGLSTEHGFYLYGEVNISDLRRAVTLARHRITSGEWDLAVHPRCGTNLSVAMLLTAGLAVGVHLLLPFRPIEQLIGLGLAATTAAELAPDLGSMAQRYLTTAIPFNLAIENITRTRDVWGREAHFVKVGWQE from the coding sequence ATGAATACTTCCGCTTCTTTTCAGGGTAGCTCGTCTCCCTTTGAATTTTTCAACTTTGATTTTACGACACCTGTATCTGAGAAAATTCCGAGTCTTGAAGACCAATCTTCAGACTTTCCGCAACCCACACAAGACGCCGACTTACTCAGACAGCTATCGTTTATTCCAGGGTTGAAAGAAATTTTGATGTTGCGGCAGGTTCATGCCCTAGAACATGCTACTGTTTGGGTTCTTAGCGAATCAAAAAGTGCCTATCCTGCTAGAGGAGAATCTACTAATGTTCAACTAGATAATGAGCTATTAGGCGGTTTGTCTACTGAACATGGATTCTACCTCTATGGTGAGGTAAATATTAGTGATTTGCGGCGTGCAGTCACACTTGCTCGACATCGCATCACCAGCGGAGAATGGGATTTGGCTGTACATCCCCGTTGTGGCACAAATTTATCAGTAGCAATGCTCTTGACGGCTGGACTAGCTGTGGGTGTGCATCTGTTGCTACCATTTCGACCAATCGAGCAACTTATAGGTTTGGGGTTAGCAGCAACGACAGCCGCAGAACTCGCGCCTGATTTAGGTTCTATGGCACAGCGTTACCTAACAACTGCCATTCCTTTTAACCTAGCAATTGAAAATATTACCCGTACACGCGACGTTTGGGGACGTGAGGCACATTTTGTTAAAGTGGGCTGGCAAGAGTAG
- the rfbB gene encoding dTDP-glucose 4,6-dehydratase — translation MSRRLLVTGGAGFIGANFVHHWCQVYPDDRVVVLDALTYAGNRLNLALVEGRENFRFVQGDICDRTIIDNLLSKENIDTIAHFAAESHVDRSILGPAAFVQTNIVGTFTLLEAFRQHWEAKAQPSDFRFLHVSTDEVYGSLSADDAAFSETTPYAPNSPYSASKAGSDHLVRAYYHTYQLPTIITNCSNNYGPYQFPEKLIPLMCINTLIGKPLPVYGDGKNVRDWLYVGDHCHALDVVINQGKPGETYNIGGNNEVENINLVQLLCQMMDELAPDLPVRPAKQLITFVKDRQGHDRRYAINANKIKTELAWTPSVTIAEGLRLTVEWYLNHRDWWEPLLSAEYQAYYRKNYL, via the coding sequence ATGAGTCGGCGGTTATTAGTTACTGGGGGTGCGGGGTTTATTGGGGCAAATTTTGTACATCACTGGTGTCAGGTTTATCCTGACGATCGCGTGGTGGTATTGGATGCTCTTACCTACGCGGGGAATCGTCTGAATTTGGCGCTGGTTGAGGGAAGAGAGAATTTCCGGTTTGTGCAGGGGGATATTTGCGATCGCACCATCATAGACAACCTATTATCAAAGGAAAATATTGATACCATCGCCCATTTTGCTGCTGAATCTCATGTCGATCGTTCGATTCTTGGGCCCGCAGCTTTTGTACAAACTAATATAGTCGGAACTTTCACCTTACTAGAAGCTTTTCGACAACATTGGGAGGCAAAAGCACAGCCATCTGATTTTCGTTTCCTACACGTTTCTACAGATGAAGTCTACGGTAGTTTGAGCGCAGATGATGCAGCTTTTTCTGAAACTACACCCTACGCTCCCAATAGTCCCTATTCAGCTTCAAAAGCGGGTAGCGATCATTTAGTCCGCGCTTATTATCATACTTATCAACTGCCAACCATTATCACAAATTGCTCTAATAATTACGGCCCTTATCAGTTTCCTGAAAAGCTAATTCCCCTAATGTGTATCAACACTTTGATTGGGAAACCATTACCTGTCTATGGCGATGGTAAAAATGTCCGCGATTGGCTTTATGTGGGCGATCATTGCCATGCTTTAGATGTGGTAATTAATCAGGGTAAACCAGGAGAAACGTACAATATCGGTGGCAACAATGAGGTGGAAAATATTAATCTCGTGCAACTTTTGTGTCAGATGATGGATGAATTAGCACCTGATTTACCAGTGCGTCCAGCAAAACAGTTGATTACTTTTGTTAAGGATAGACAGGGACACGATAGGAGATATGCAATTAATGCGAATAAGATTAAAACAGAGCTTGCTTGGACACCTTCAGTCACAATTGCTGAGGGTTTACGTTTAACTGTTGAATGGTATCTCAATCATCGTGATTGGTGGGAGCCTCTACTATCTGCGGAATATCAAGCTTACTATCGCAAAAATTATCTGTAG